A single region of the Arthrobacter sp. V1I7 genome encodes:
- a CDS encoding helix-turn-helix domain-containing protein, producing MSPEANFSNARFLTVAEVAELMRVSKMTVYRLVHSGEMPAVRFGRSYRVPESAVEQYLKGAVVDGRTETA from the coding sequence ATGTCACCGGAGGCCAACTTCTCCAATGCTCGATTCTTGACCGTGGCTGAAGTCGCGGAGCTCATGCGCGTGTCCAAAATGACGGTGTATCGTCTCGTGCACTCCGGCGAGATGCCCGCCGTCCGATTCGGCCGCTCGTACCGGGTGCCGGAAAGCGCCGTCGAACAGTATCTCAAGGGTGCCGTAGTCGACGGACGCACCGAGACTGCCTGA
- a CDS encoding 30S ribosomal protein bS22 encodes MGSVIKKRRKRMAKKKHRKLLRKTRHQRRNKK; translated from the coding sequence GTGGGTTCAGTTATTAAGAAGCGTCGCAAGCGTATGGCCAAGAAGAAGCACCGCAAGCTGCTTCGCAAGACGCGCCACCAGCGCCGCAATAAGAAGTAG
- a CDS encoding HAD family phosphatase, with translation MPEEKYVAVVTQPAAAPQHGEAAFFDVDNTLMKGASLFHVARKMHQRGAFTIPQAAGFAWKQLMFVLRGENIDDVHAVRDSALTLASGFTVEDVEALGEEVYDEMIESRIWPGAKALAEQHLRVGRRVWLVTATPIEVATVIASRLGLTGALGTVGEILDGSYTGRLVGDILHGPAKAVAVREMARVEGLDLSRCWAYSDSHNDIPLLSMVGHPVAINPDSRLRRHARENNWPVYDFRSGRRAATLGLKAATVGGAIYGLWRGFSRFRGPTR, from the coding sequence ATGCCCGAGGAGAAGTACGTCGCTGTGGTCACGCAGCCTGCTGCAGCACCGCAGCACGGCGAAGCGGCCTTTTTCGACGTCGACAATACCCTCATGAAGGGCGCCAGCCTGTTCCATGTGGCCCGCAAAATGCACCAGCGCGGGGCGTTCACCATCCCCCAGGCGGCCGGCTTTGCGTGGAAGCAGCTCATGTTCGTGCTGCGCGGCGAAAACATCGACGATGTACACGCCGTCCGCGACTCTGCCCTGACGCTGGCCTCCGGTTTCACGGTCGAGGACGTCGAGGCCCTCGGCGAAGAAGTCTACGACGAGATGATCGAATCCCGCATCTGGCCGGGAGCCAAGGCCCTGGCCGAGCAGCATCTCAGGGTAGGCCGCAGGGTCTGGCTGGTGACCGCCACGCCGATCGAGGTCGCCACCGTGATCGCCAGCCGGCTGGGACTCACGGGAGCCCTTGGCACCGTCGGCGAGATCCTGGACGGCTCGTACACGGGGCGGCTGGTGGGCGACATCCTGCACGGCCCGGCCAAGGCCGTGGCAGTGCGGGAGATGGCACGGGTCGAAGGCCTGGACCTCAGCCGGTGCTGGGCCTACAGCGATTCCCACAACGACATTCCGCTGCTGAGCATGGTGGGGCACCCCGTGGCGATCAACCCCGACTCCCGGCTGCGGCGCCATGCCCGGGAAAACAACTGGCCCGTCTACGACTTCCGCTCCGGGCGGCGGGCCGCCACGCTGGGCCTCAAGGCGGCCACGGTCGGCGGGGCCATTTACGGCCTGTGGCGGGGCTTCTCCCGCTTCCGGGGCCCCACCCGCTGA
- a CDS encoding glutaredoxin family protein has product MSKPAPLPDVVLITKADCHLCAEARAAVGRVTAALGIGWTEQSVDQDTALRERFAEEIPVVLVDGIQRDFWKIDEVRLARTLRRALDAQS; this is encoded by the coding sequence ATGTCCAAGCCCGCGCCCCTCCCCGATGTAGTTCTGATCACCAAAGCTGACTGCCACCTCTGCGCCGAGGCGCGCGCCGCCGTCGGGCGTGTCACCGCCGCCCTGGGCATCGGCTGGACCGAGCAGTCGGTCGATCAGGACACGGCGCTCCGAGAGCGCTTCGCCGAGGAGATTCCCGTGGTGCTCGTCGACGGCATCCAGCGGGATTTCTGGAAGATCGACGAAGTCCGGCTCGCCCGGACCCTGCGGCGGGCGCTGGACGCGCAGTCCTGA
- a CDS encoding redox-sensing transcriptional repressor Rex gives MTSLDSSPEAVPGGAGSAAKQIPPAAVARLTIYLRALTTLLAEGVDRVSSESLAEASGVSSSTLRKDLSYVGSYGTRGVGYEVQYLNRNIAAALGLTHDWKVAIVGAGNLGKALARYGGFESRGFEIVAIFDADQMVVGSEVGWLRVSDAADLESVLLRTGTNMVVLALPATVAQSVCDRVVAAGVRSILSFAPVMLQVPPGVNLRKVDMATELQILAYHAQRAQDPEDVD, from the coding sequence GTGACTTCGCTGGATTCATCTCCCGAGGCTGTGCCCGGGGGAGCCGGGTCTGCCGCCAAGCAGATTCCGCCCGCGGCCGTAGCCCGGCTGACGATTTATCTGCGCGCCCTCACCACACTGCTGGCCGAGGGGGTGGACCGGGTTTCGTCCGAGTCCCTCGCCGAGGCCTCCGGCGTCAGCTCTTCCACGCTCCGCAAGGACCTGTCCTACGTGGGTTCCTATGGGACGCGCGGGGTGGGCTACGAGGTTCAATACCTCAACCGGAATATTGCCGCCGCGCTGGGGCTGACGCACGACTGGAAGGTCGCGATTGTCGGCGCCGGCAACCTGGGCAAAGCCCTGGCCCGGTACGGCGGCTTTGAATCCCGTGGGTTTGAGATCGTTGCGATCTTTGACGCCGACCAGATGGTGGTCGGCAGCGAAGTGGGCTGGCTGCGGGTCAGCGACGCGGCGGACCTCGAATCGGTCCTATTGCGGACGGGCACAAATATGGTGGTCCTGGCGCTCCCCGCCACGGTGGCGCAGAGCGTGTGCGACCGCGTCGTTGCCGCCGGCGTGCGGAGCATCCTCAGCTTTGCCCCCGTGATGCTGCAAGTACCGCCGGGCGTCAACCTCCGGAAGGTGGATATGGCAACTGAGCTCCAGATCCTTGCCTACCACGCACAAAGGGCGCAGGACCCGGAGGACGTCGACTAG
- a CDS encoding resistance to Congo red protein: MSIPPVPPSSPDGPVPGEPTPQYGQNAPQYGQQTPPTPPYGQNAPQYGQNAPQYGQQTPPTPPYGQNAPQYGQSPYAQYSAGQQQTGDGVPKLVNIAFWLIVASGVLWLLSLLLSIGTLDTPAVRDMFQEQMAASGADVNFNDIRPFLVGTIVVFAVISTALYALVALNVRKGKNWARILGTVFAALSVFSLFPLSIGTLAVLAGIAGIVMLYLPATSPYFRKQQPFANPYAQPGGPFRN, from the coding sequence ATGAGTATTCCTCCAGTCCCGCCGTCAAGCCCGGACGGTCCTGTTCCGGGCGAGCCCACGCCGCAGTACGGCCAGAACGCGCCGCAGTACGGCCAACAGACGCCCCCCACCCCGCCGTACGGGCAGAACGCACCCCAGTACGGCCAGAACGCGCCCCAGTACGGCCAGCAGACGCCCCCCACCCCGCCGTACGGGCAGAACGCACCCCAGTACGGCCAGTCCCCCTACGCCCAGTACTCCGCAGGCCAGCAGCAAACGGGCGACGGTGTGCCCAAGCTCGTCAACATTGCCTTCTGGCTGATTGTCGCCTCCGGCGTGCTGTGGCTGCTCTCGCTCCTGCTGTCCATCGGCACCTTGGATACCCCCGCGGTGCGGGACATGTTCCAGGAGCAGATGGCGGCCAGCGGCGCGGACGTCAATTTCAACGACATCAGGCCCTTCCTGGTCGGGACCATCGTGGTGTTCGCCGTGATCAGTACGGCCCTTTACGCCCTCGTGGCGCTCAACGTCCGCAAGGGTAAGAACTGGGCCCGGATTCTGGGCACGGTCTTCGCTGCGCTGTCGGTCTTCAGCCTGTTCCCGCTGAGCATCGGCACCCTCGCGGTGCTGGCCGGCATCGCGGGCATCGTGATGCTTTACCTGCCGGCGACCTCCCCGTACTTCCGCAAGCAGCAGCCTTTCGCCAATCCCTACGCACAGCCGGGCGGCCCCTTCCGGAACTAA
- a CDS encoding YceI family protein, translating to MALPANVTTGTWSLDNSHSEIAFTVRHAGISKVRGQFKDAEATLELADNVADSKVNATIKTASFDSGDVNRDGHVRGEDFFDVEKFPEISFVSNTIVPKGDVYELQGDLTIKGVTRPVALETEFNGVAVDPFGNTRAGLSAGTTISRKDFGLTWNAVLEAGGVLVSDKVAVNLELAFIAPAA from the coding sequence ATGGCTCTTCCCGCCAACGTCACCACCGGCACCTGGTCCCTCGACAACTCGCACAGTGAGATTGCCTTCACTGTCCGCCACGCAGGCATCAGCAAGGTCCGCGGTCAGTTCAAGGATGCCGAAGCCACCCTCGAGCTCGCCGACAACGTCGCCGATTCCAAGGTCAACGCCACCATCAAGACGGCGAGCTTCGACTCCGGCGACGTCAACCGCGACGGCCACGTCCGCGGCGAAGACTTCTTCGACGTCGAGAAGTTCCCGGAAATCTCCTTCGTGTCCAACACCATCGTCCCCAAGGGCGACGTCTACGAACTCCAGGGAGACCTCACCATCAAGGGCGTTACCCGTCCGGTGGCCCTCGAGACCGAGTTCAACGGCGTTGCTGTTGATCCGTTCGGCAACACCCGCGCCGGCCTGTCCGCCGGAACCACGATCAGCCGCAAGGACTTCGGCCTGACCTGGAACGCCGTGCTCGAAGCCGGCGGCGTGCTCGTCAGCGACAAGGTTGCCGTCAACCTCGAACTGGCCTTCATCGCTCCCGCAGCATAG
- a CDS encoding histidine phosphatase family protein: protein MPQAIVHLLRHGEVHNPDAVLYGRLPEFHLSELGRQMALMLAEHFHDRAAHGANIVHLAASPLTRAQETAQPIAEALNLEITTEDRIIEAVNYFEGLHVSKAELLRPKHWPMLRNPFRPSWGEPYKLQAARVLAAVQDARLRAIALGGGGDAEAILVSHQLPIWATRLSAEGKPLWHDPRKRECTLTSVTSLVFDDVGSLVRVEYGEPAATLLPGASSTPGA, encoded by the coding sequence ATGCCCCAAGCCATTGTTCATTTGCTCCGCCACGGCGAGGTCCACAATCCAGATGCCGTCCTGTACGGCAGGCTGCCGGAATTCCACCTCTCCGAGCTCGGCCGGCAGATGGCGCTCATGCTTGCGGAGCACTTCCACGACCGCGCAGCCCACGGGGCGAACATCGTCCACCTGGCTGCCTCTCCGCTGACCCGCGCGCAGGAGACGGCGCAGCCCATTGCCGAAGCGCTCAACCTCGAAATCACCACCGAGGACCGGATCATCGAGGCAGTTAACTACTTCGAGGGTCTTCACGTCTCCAAGGCAGAGCTCCTCAGGCCGAAGCACTGGCCGATGCTGCGCAACCCGTTCCGTCCCTCGTGGGGGGAGCCCTACAAGCTGCAGGCTGCCCGCGTCCTTGCAGCCGTTCAGGATGCGCGGCTGCGGGCCATTGCACTCGGCGGCGGCGGCGACGCCGAGGCAATCCTGGTCAGCCACCAGCTGCCCATCTGGGCCACCCGGCTCAGTGCCGAAGGCAAGCCCCTTTGGCACGACCCGCGGAAACGGGAATGCACCCTCACCTCGGTCACGTCTCTCGTGTTCGACGACGTCGGCAGCCTTGTGCGAGTCGAATACGGCGAGCCCGCCGCAACCCTCCTGCCCGGTGCGTCCAGCACCCCGGGAGCCTGA
- a CDS encoding TlpA disulfide reductase family protein, translated as MTRRSVLTAGGAAIAVVLGLSGCAQEDALAKQAKAGDNKNYVAGDGSVTEFALADRKSPTDIHGTLFDGTTVNAGDFQGKVTVLNFWFAACAPCRVEAPSLEALHQEFKSQGVQFYGVNLRDEKATAEAFDKTFNLTYPSFNDKDGAVLLTVSGLVPPGAVPTTLVLDKQGRVASRVLGEIQKGTLKSLIAAAVAE; from the coding sequence ATGACCCGCCGCAGCGTGCTGACAGCGGGCGGCGCGGCGATCGCCGTCGTGCTGGGGCTCTCCGGCTGTGCCCAGGAAGATGCGCTGGCCAAACAGGCCAAGGCAGGCGACAACAAGAACTATGTGGCCGGCGACGGGTCGGTGACGGAGTTCGCCCTGGCGGACCGCAAGAGCCCGACTGACATCCACGGCACGCTGTTCGACGGCACCACGGTCAATGCCGGCGATTTCCAGGGCAAGGTCACCGTGCTCAACTTCTGGTTCGCGGCCTGCGCCCCTTGCCGGGTGGAAGCGCCCTCGCTGGAGGCCCTGCACCAGGAGTTCAAGAGCCAGGGCGTGCAGTTCTATGGGGTGAACCTCCGCGACGAGAAGGCCACCGCGGAAGCGTTCGACAAGACGTTCAACCTCACTTACCCGAGCTTCAACGACAAGGACGGTGCCGTGCTCCTGACCGTCTCGGGCCTCGTGCCGCCGGGGGCCGTCCCCACCACCCTGGTGCTGGACAAGCAGGGCCGGGTCGCTTCCCGAGTCCTCGGC